The following are encoded together in the Salvia hispanica cultivar TCC Black 2014 chromosome 6, UniMelb_Shisp_WGS_1.0, whole genome shotgun sequence genome:
- the LOC125194661 gene encoding uncharacterized protein LOC125194661 encodes MEVCPHDKSFSTHKWWWNPLETHVITNNGTFNLLEDNEWEEKIVEQNQQLDQLIQDVAIWPTTLSSQPTTHTVRARRRYIERKREEGHDIIFEQYFAEDPIYPPDFFRTRYRMRKPLFEKIMNKLVETDNFFMQKRDATGRLGMSAIQKYTAAMRVLAYGTAADLHDEYLRMSAQLIRKSLIKFVEGVISNFGDEYLRKPTEEDLARLLHIGEQRGFPGMLGSIDCMHWEWKNCPTSWAGQYAGRSGSPTIILEAVASQDLWIWHAFFGTPGSKNDINVLDQSPVFDDILEGRAPKVNYIVNGHEKNMGYYLTDGIYPQWAAFVKSIPGPQTMKHKLFARHQESARKDVERAFGVLQARFAFIKCPCLIWDRDIMGKIMIACIILHNMIVEDERSTDSNYCDPAEFIQDRLGRSSRENEGGDANNDFIYSTNRIASLASYMKNKAQLQNREAHKALLNDLVEHISAKFGNSN; translated from the exons ATGGAAGTATGCCCACATGATAAGTCATTTTCCACTCAcaagtggtggtggaatcCATTAGAAACTCATGTGATCACGAATAATGGAA CTTTCAATCTTCTCGAAGACAATGAATgggaagaaaaaattgttgaacaaaatcaacaactcGATCAACTAATCCAGGATGTAGCTATTTGGCCAACAACCCTGTCTTCACAACCTACAACCCACACGGTTAGAGCTAGAAGGAGATACATTGAAAGGAAACGCGAGGAGggtcatgatattattttcgaGCAATACTTTGCTGAAGATCCAATCTATCCTCCAGATTTTTTCCGAACAAGGTATCGCATGCGAAAACCTTTGTtcgaaaaaataatgaacaagCTCGTCGAGACCGACAACTTTTTTATGCAAAAGCGTGATGCTACTGGTCGGCTTGGCATGTCTGCCATTCAGAAATATACAGCAGCGATGAGGGTGTTGGCCTATGGGACGGCGGCCGACTTGCATGACGAATATTTGAGAATGAGCGCACAACTCATTCGCAAATCTCTCATCAAGTTCGTTGAAGGTGTAATTTCTAACTTTGGCGATGAGTACTTGCGAAAGCCCACCGAAGAAGACTTGGCAAGACTTCTGCATATTGGAGAACAACGTGGGTTTCCAGGCATGTTGGGTAGTattgactgcatgcattgggaATGGAAAAATTGTCCCACTTCATGGGCTGGACAATATGCGGGAAGAAGCGGGAGTCCGACAATCATCTTGGAAGCAGTAGCATCTCAAGAtctgtggatctggcatgcttTTTTTGGAACTCCAGGTTcgaaaaatgatattaatgtgCTTGATCAATCTCctgtttttgatgatattttggaAGGTCGAGCACCGAAGGTAAATTACATAGTAAATGGCCACGAAAAAAATATGGGGTATTATCTCACTGATGGCATATATCCTCAATGGGCGGCATTTGTCAAATCTATTCCGGGTCCACAAACGATGAAGCACAAGTTGTTTGCTCGACATCAAGAGTCCGCGCGAAAAGATGTTGAGCGAGCTTTTGGTGTTTTGCAAGCTCGTTTTGCTTTTATCAAATGCCCATGTCTTATTTGGGATCGTGATATTATGGGGAAAATAATGATTGCTTGCATAATCTTGCATAATATGATAGTGGAAGATGAAAGAAGCACGGATTCAAACTATTGTGATCCAGCCGAATTTATTCAAGATCGACTTGGACGAAGTAGTCGTGAGAATGAAGGTGGAGATGCGAATAATGATTTCATATATTCTACGAATAGGATCGCGAGTCTAGCTTcttacatgaaaaataaagcCCAACTTCAAAACAGAGAAGCTCACAAAGCTCTGCTAAACGATTTGGTTGAGCATATATCGGCGAAATTCGGCAATTCCAATTAA
- the LOC125192285 gene encoding berberine bridge enzyme-like 8, producing MKIYTTTLSLLLTFIFLSSSTCSESNRHFLQCLSQNEKSNNFSSISNLIYTPNNSSYISILQFSIQNLRFISESTPKPQLIITPKLESQIPPIIHCAKATNLQIRTRSGGHDFEGLSYVAKLPFLLLDLIHLTDIKIDVVAKTAWVQAGATVGALYHTIAEASPVLGFPAGSCLTLGVGGHFSGGGYGTLMRKHGLAADQVIDARIVNSRGQILDRKSMGEDLFWAIRGGGGASFGVILAWKVRLVDVPEIVTVFRIQRSLEQNATQLVHRWQSVAPELDRDLLIGALIGPGQDEITKKATIRATFFSVFLGRAEKLLKVLQIRFPELGLAREDCTEMSWIQSTLFIAGFPIESREVLLNRSDPGVRSFKSKSDYVQKPIPVKGLEGIWRRLLEPEAAAALVLLMPYGGRMAEIRESALPFPHRGGNLFEVAPVVYWSEDGGGDSERYVDWIRRLESYLTPYVSSSPRAAYFNYRDLDIGVNGDGGKAMSYTRAGIWGARYFKGNFARLVRVKTLVDPSNFFKNEQSIPPLKVRE from the coding sequence ATGAagatttatactactactctaTCCTTGCTTCTTACCTTCATTTTTCTCTCCTCATCGACTTGTAGTGAAAGCAACCGCCACTTTCTTCAATGCCTctcccaaaatgaaaaatccaACAACTTCTCTTCCATTTCCAATCTCATCTACACCCCAAACAATTCTTCCTACATTTCAATCCTACAATTTTCCATCCAAAACCTAAGATTCATCTCCGAATCCACCCCCAAACCACAACTCATCATAACCCCGAAACTCGAATCTCAAATCCCACCCATCATACACTGCGCCAAAGCCACAAACCTCCAAATCCGAACCCGAAGCGGCGGCCATGACTTCGAAGGACTATCTTACGTTGCAAAACTCCCCTTTCTCCTCCTCGACCTAATCCACCTTACCGATATCAAAATCGACGTCGTCGCGAAAACCGCATGGGTCCAAGCAGGCGCCACAGTCGGTGCTCTATACCACACGATAGCCGAGGCAAGCCCGGTTCTCGGATTCCCCGCCGGAAGCTGCCTAACCCTGGGAGTCGGTGGCCACTTCAGCGGCGGAGGCTACGGGACTTTGATGAGGAAACACGGACTCGCTGCTGACCAAGTCATCGATGCGAGAATAGTCAACTCTCGCGGTCAAATTCTCGACAGAAAGTCAATGGGCGAGGATCTATTCTGGGCTATCAGAGGCGGCGGCGGGGCCAGTTTTGGTGTGATTCTTGCATGGAAAGTGCGACTAGTGGATGTTCCTGAAATAGTCACTGTCTTCAGAATCCAGAGGAGTCTGGAGCAGAACGCGACTCAGCTCGTCCACCGCTGGCAGTCTGTGGCCCCGGAACTGGACCGTGATCTCTTAATTGGAGCGCTGATAGGTCCCGGCCAAGACGAGATCACGAAGAAAGCGACTATCCGTGCTACTTTCTTCTCGGTCTTTCTTGGCCGGGCCGAGAAATTACTAAAGGTGTTGCAAATCAGATTTCCGGAGCTAGGGTTAGCGAGAGAAGACTGCACGGAGATGAGCTGGATCCAGTCGACGCTATTCATCGCCGGATTCCCGATCGAATCACGTGAAGTTCTTCTCAACAGAAGCGATCCCGGCGTGAGGAGCTTCAAATCGAAGTCGGATTACGTGCAGAAGCCGATACCAGTGAAGGGGCTCGAGGGAATATGGCGGCGGCTGTTGGAGCCGGAAGCGGCAGCGGCGTTGGTGCTGTTGATGCCGTACGGCGGAAGAATGGCGGAGATTAGAGAGTCGGCGCTTCCGTTTCCGCATAGGGGTGGGAATCTGTTTGAGGTTGCTCCGGTGGTGTATTGGAGTGAAGATGGAGGTGGGGATTCGGAGAGGTATGTAGATTGGATAAGAAGGCTTGAGAGTTACTTGACGCCTTATGTTTCGTCTTCTCCGAGGGCGGCGTACTTCAACTACAGAGATCTCGATATCGGTGTTAATGGGGATGGAGGGAAAGCGATGAGTTACACACGAGCTGGGATTTGGGGTGCAAGATATTTCAAGGGTAATTTCGCTCGGCTTGTTCGAGTTAAAACTCTGGTTGATCCCAGTAACTTTTTCAAGAATGAGCAAAGCATTCCACCGCTGAAAGTAAGAGAATAG